One Williamsia phyllosphaerae genomic window, TGCCGGTGTGCGTCGTACTCACCTTCACCGATGAACTGATCCGTCGACAGGGCGGTGTCGACGTCGACGCGTTCGCCCGTGCCGTGGGTGTTCCGGTGGTCGCCGTCGTCGGTGGGCGTCGACGCGAGATCGGCGCGTTGCGCGACCTGCTCCCCCACCCCGGTGACTGGCTGACCCCGGCGGTTGTGCCGCCCACCGACACCCGCGAGGTGACCGCCTGGATCGAATCCGTGCTGACGGCGTCGAAGTACACCCTGCCGCGCATCGACGACCGCACCCGGCGCATCGATGCCGTGCTGCTGCACCCGGTGTGGGGGACGATCGTCTTCTTCGCGACGATGTTCGCGTTCTTCCAGGTCATCTTCACCGTCGCGGCGCCGCTGCAGGACTACGTGCAGCAGTTCTTCGACTTCCTCGCCGGCCAGGTCTCCGAGCACGTGGACACAGGGTGGCTGGCCAGCTTCCTCGGCGACGCAATGATCGGCGGCGTCGGTGGCGTGTTGGTGTTCCTGCCGCAGATCGCGTTGCTGTTCATACTCATCGCGCTGCTCGAGGGCGTCGGATACATGGCACGCGCAGCGTTCCTGATGGACAAGATCATGTCGACCGCCGGACTCGAGGGCCGGGCGTTCGTCGCACTGCTGTCGTCGCTGGCCTGTGCGATACCCGGGATCATGGCCACCCGTACCCTGCCGTCGACGCGAGATCGGTTGGCCACCATGATGGCCGCACCGCTGATGACGTGCTCCGCGCGGCTGCCGGTGTACATCCTTCTCACCGGGTTGCTGGTGAGCTCGTCGGATCGTGTGGGACCGTTCGGCGCGCAGGGCGTGATCATGTTCGCGCTGTACATCGGTGGGGCCGTGTCGGCGATGGCCACCGCGTGGTTGTTCTCCAAGATCGGTCGGGGGACGGGGCCGCTGCTGCCCTTCTACATGGAGATGCCGCCCTACCGCCTGCCCTCGGTGCGGTCGATGGCGTTGTCCGTGTGGGACGCCTGCCGCGGGTTCGTGCGCAAGGTCGGTGTGATCATCCTGCTGACGACGGCCGCGCTGTGGCTGCTGCTCAACCTGCCGGTCCGTGGCGATGCCGACTTCCGCGCTGCCGGTATCGATCCGAACGATGATTCGGCCACGTCGTCCTACGTCATCGAGCACAGCGCCGGGGCCGCGGTCGGCAAGTTCATCGCGCCTGTCTTCGAGCCCCTGGGCTTCGACTGGCGCATCAACATCGGAATCCTGGCGTCGTTGTCGGCACGGGAGACATTCGTCGCCACGCTCGGCCAGGTCGGTGCGGCCGAGAACCCCGACGATCCGGGCAACGCGCTGGAACAGATGCGGGTGACCGAGGGAGCGCGCGAGGGTGAGCCGCTGTTCACCGCACCTGTGTTGGCCGCACTGATGGTGTTCTTCCTCTATGCGCTGCAGTGCATGTCGACGATCGGTGTCATGCGTCGTGAGTCCGGGACGTGGAAGTGGCCGGCCATCGCGTTCGGGTACATGTTCGTGCTCGCCTGGGTCATGGCGTTTGCGGCACACACCGTCGTGGCGGCGGTGATCTGACGTGATCCCGATCCATCCCGAGACCATCCCCGGCTCGGCGCAGGAACTGCGCTGGGTGATGCCCGCCGGGACCCTGGACTTCGTCGGTGATGTCGTGACCGCGCCTGCATCGATACAGTCGCTTGTCGACTCCGGTGTCATCGCGTCGATGGTCGTCGAGCCGACTGCGGTTCGGATCAGATTGGGCGAGAACCATTCCTGGCGGTCCGATGGCGGCGCTGTCCGTTCCGCCCTCGGTGCCGCACTGACCGAGCCCGGTGCGTGGGCGCCGATCGCCGAGACGCGGCCCGACGACGTCTTGCGGGCCGCGGTGGCCGAGGTCGTGCAGGGAGAGGTCGGGGACTACATCCGTTCGCACGGCGGACGCCTCGACGTCGTGTCGGTCGCCGACGGCAACGTCGCCGTCGCGCTCGGCGGCACGTGCGCTCACTGCCCCGCGTCCGACGTCACCCTCACCGACCGTTTCGAAAACGCTGTGCGCGAACGCTTCCCCGCTCTCGTCGGTGTCACCGCGGCGGCAGACCCCGGTATCGCCGGCGGCCGACGACTGCTCGGACTGTTCCCCAGCCGCCCATGCTGAATGCGCGCGATCGTCAGCAGAGTTTCCCGGTGAGCGGGTAAGTCTGCTGATCGTCAGAGCTCCGGCCACTCCGGTAGGAGCGGTTCGATCGCGGCCAGTTGATCGCGCGTGACCCAGGACGGGTTGCTGCCCTGCGGGAGTTTCAGAACCTCCATGTCGGCCAACGCCGGGATCTCGCGTAGGTCGGTGGCCAACACGCGGTCACCATCGGCGAGCAGGGTGATGTCGGCCGGGGCGACCCACCCGTCGTCGGGGTCCGACCGGGCCTCGCCGGTGATCCAGCCGAGACCCCAGATCCCGCGTGGCCGCGGCCCATCTCCAGGGCCGCTGACCCAGAGCAGCACCCGCTGCCCGCGTCGCATCAGATCCTTGCGGTAGTTGTCGGCCACACAGCGGGACCGGATGGCGATCGATTCGTCGAAGCGCCGCCCGTCGGCCTTGAACACCCACGCCCCGAGGTTCTCCTCGATGATCGCCCGCTTCGCCATCACCCCACCGTGCCACCGACGCGAACCGGCCGCACCCCGCTGGGTAGAACTAGGGGCGCAGGATGCGGCCGGCGAGCGGACGAACCGCTGCTCGCTGGAAAGTCGTTCAGGGTCAGATCACTTCGCGATGAATTCGAGGAGCGCCTTGTTGACCTCGTCGTGATGGGTCCACAGCAGGCCGTGGGGAGCACCCTCGATCTCGATGTACTCCGCATCGGGCAGCGCCTTGGTGAACTCACGGCCGGTCGAGTCGATCGGCAGGATGTTGTCGGCGGTGCCGTGCACGATCAGCGCCGGGACATCGATCTTCTTGATGTCCTCACGGAAGTCGGTGAGCCACGTCGGCTGCGCGGCGACCGATGCCCACGGCGACGCGTTGTACGCGAGCTGGGTGTTGGCGTCGAGCGCCTCCTGGCTCAGGCGGTTGCCGAGGAAGTCGTCGGTGTTGAAGAAGTTCTTGAAGAACTCGGTGAAGAACGCGTAGCGATCGCCCTTGACGGCGTCCAGGAGTCCGTTGAACACGTCCTGTGGGACGCCGGCGGGGTTGTCGTCGGTCTTGAGGAGGTAGGGCTCGAGCGATCCGAGGAAAACGGCCTTCGCGACGCGTGAGGATCCGTACCTGCCGAGGTAGCGGCCCACTTCGCCGGTGCCCATCGAGAATCCGACGAGGACGACCTGGTTCAGGTCGAGCTGATCGAGAACGGCCTTCAGGTCGGCGGCGTAGGTGTCGTAGTCGTGGCCGATGGTCGGACGGCTGGAGCGGCCGAACCCGCGGCGGTCATAGGTGATGACGCGGTACCCGGCGTCGAGCAGCGCCGTGGTCTGACGCTCCCAGGACGAACCGTCGAGCGGGTATCCGTGGATCAGCACGACCGGCTGACCGGTGCCGTGATCCTCGTAGTACAGCTCGATCGGAGCGGAATTCTCGGTTCCCACGGTGGTGACGTAGCCCATGACTGCCTCCTGAAGAAGTGCGATGTCGGTGAGATGAGAACGTCCGTTCTCCATCTGCATGCGACGTTACAGAACGATCGTTCTCCCGGCAAGTACACTCGGTAGATGGACACCACGCGGACCGCGATCCTCGACGCAGCCGACCGGCTGTATTACGAGCGCGGGATCCAGCAGGTCGGCATCGACGAACTGCGGAGCGCATCCGGCGTCTCGCTCAAGCGGCTCTACAGCGAGTTCCCGGGCAAGAACGCGATCGTTCTGGCGGTGCTCGAGCGCAGGCACGCGATGTGGGTCGAGGGCCTCGATGTCGCCGCGCGCGGTGAGGAATCGCCGCGCGGCAAGCTGCTGGCGATCTTCGACTTCCTCGCCGACTGGTTCATCACCGACCAGTTCCGTGGGTGCGCGTTCATCAACGCGTTCGGCGAGCTCGGCGGGTCGTCGCCGGAGATAGCGACTGTCGCGCGCGCGCACAAACAGAGCTTCCAGGACTACGTGGACTCCCTCGTCGCCGATGCCGGTGGCACCATCCCCCTGGCGCGCCAGCTCGTCCTGCTCGCCGAGGGCGCACAGACCACCTCGGCGATCAGCGGACGACCCGAGGCGGCAGTGCACGCCAAGGCCGCTGCGGCCGTTCTCATCTCGGCCGCGTTGGACTGACCGCAGGGACCGAGCTCAGAGGTCGCCGGTGAGGAACTGGGCCACGCCGTTGCCGAACGACCAGTCCGCCTGCGTGTTCTCGACGACCGAGACGATGAGATCGGCACCGGCCAGGCCGCACTCGTCGTGGAGTCGGTCGGCCAGCGCTCGGTAGGTCGCCTGCTTCTGGTCCGAGGTGCGTCCCTGCTGGACGATCTGGATCAGGACGATGTCGTCGGTGCGTTCGAGCCCGAGTCCGGTGTCCTCGGCGATGATGTGGCCCGGCTTGTGCTCGCTGATCAGCTGGTACCGATCGCGGGGAGGGGCGGCGAAGTGCTCACGCAGCACCTCCTGCACGACGTCGGCGATGCGCCGTACGGCGGCCGCGTCGCGGCGATCCTCGATCAGATGAATGTGGACGAGTGGCACGGCGGATCGTCTCCTCGGTTGGGGTCACAGGAGGCAACTGTCGCCGCGCGGCCGGCATTCCGCCGGTCACCCCGACGTGGACTGATTCGCCGCCCACTCCGCGACGCGCCGCTCGCTCTCCTCGGCAGACAGGTCTTCCACCCGTGTCATCACCGACCACCGGACACCGAACGGATCGAGGATGGATGCGAAGCGGTCACCGGAGACGAAGGTGGTCGCCTCCTCGCGGATCGTCGCCCCGGCCGCCATCGCACGTGCGACGACGGAATCGGTGTCGGTCACGTAGATCGCCAGCGAGTAGACCACCGGCGCACCGGCATCGGGCGCGACCAGTCCGTAGTCGGCCATCGGCTCACCCAGCGTCAGGCGGCCCAGCGGGAACCCGAGCTCGGCATGGGCCACCACCCCACCCATCTCGGTCACCGAGTCCACCTCGGCCCCGAACACGTCTCGATAGAATTCAATCGCCGCACGCGCCGGCGTCACGACGATGTGTGGCGTCAGTGAGCTCGACCCGTTCGGGCGACCCTCGACGGTGTGGTGTCCGGTTGCGGCAGCGGTGTTCTCGGTCATGTACCCATCCTCGGCCGCTCGACGGGCGTGGTCTTGAACATTTCCGACAGATGCGGAGGTGACGATGTGACCGACGGCCCTGAACTCGGTGTCGCGAACCGCGGGCACATCAACGCCGGCTCGCCGGCCACCGTGTTCGACCGATACCCCATCGGACTGCCCGATCTCGTGCGCCAGGTGTGGACGGTGCGCTACTCCGTCCCGGACGAGCCACTGCATCAGCGGGTCCTGGGCTACCCGGCGGTGAACGTGGTGTTCGAGCCCACCGTCGCCGCCCTCTACGGACCGCAGCAGCGGGTCGGCGTGCGCACGCTCACCGGTGACGGCTGGGCCGTCGGACTCCTGTTCCGGCCGGCGGCCACCCCGCTGCTCACCGACACCCACGCCGTCGAGCTGGTCGGCGCCGAAGAACCGATCTCGATCCCGGATCACCATCGGATCGCCGTGGAGATGTCCCGGATCATGGACCGCCCGCGTGATGCCGCTGTCGACCGCGCCGAGATCACCGAGATCATGCGGTCGTGGCTGGAGCCGGTGGCCGAGAAGGTCACCGAAGCGGGACACCTCGCCAACCACGCCTCACAGATCGCCGAGATGCGCGACGACATCCTCACCACTTCGGCCCTGGCCGACGAGGTCCACGCGTCGACCCGCACCGTCGAACGCGTGGTTCGCGAGCACACCGGTTTCGGGCCGAAGTGGCTGATCGAGTGCCGCCGGATGCAGCGGGCCGCGACCACCCTGTTCGCCCACCCCGACACGGCCCTGGCCGGACTCGCCGCCGATCTCGGCTTCGCCGACCACGCGCACTTCTCCCGGCGCTACCGGTCGATTGTCGGCGAGACCCCCGACGAGACCCGTCGCGCCGGTCGGGCTGCGGGCACCTAGCGGGCACCTAGGTCCGTCGATCAGGCCGGGGAGGTCTCCGCGGCCTCCGCCTGCGCCGTGGCCTCGACCGCACCGGACCACGCCACGGTGACCGCTCCGACGACCGCCGCGATGAATCCGATGACCGCGAGCCAGGCCAGTCCCTGCACCGTCTCGTCGCCCAGGAAGATCACGCCGATCACGCCGGGTACGACGGTCTCACCGACGACGAGGGCCGCGGTCGCCCCGTTGACCGACCCCAGCTGCAGCGCGACGGTGTGCAGATAGAAACCCGCGCCGCCCGACAGCGCCAGCGCATAGAGGGCGGGATCGCTCAGCAGCGAGGACACGCTGAACGGATCGAGGCCGTCGAGCACGCGCACCGAGATGGCCACCGCGCCGAAGAGGGCACCGGCGGCGAGGCCGGCCGCGATCGCGGCACGCGAACCGAGTAGGCGCACCAGCGCCACCGACACCACGACCAGCGCGACGGTGGCCCCGAGCAGCACCCAGTGGAACAGCATCGATTCCGTCTCGCGCGGGTTCTCCTTGGCCGACAACCCGAGTGCGCACAGCGCGGCGAGGACCACGCCGATCGCGATCCAGTCCCGTGCGTGCAGCCGGATCCCCAGGACGAAGATGCCGAGGATCGCGGTGATCACGAGGTTCGCGCTGATGATGGTCTGCGAGAGGAACAACGGCGCCAGACGGGCGGAGACCGCACCGCCGACGAACCCGAGGACGTCGAGCGCGGTGCCGATGATGAAGTACAGGGTCAGCATCGCCAGGACGGTCGAACGCAGTGTGGGCGCGCCGGTCTCGGTCTTCAGCCCGGTCTCACCCCGGGCCAACGCGGCGTCGTGCGAACTGCGTGCGCCGTGCGCCTGGAGCACCGACGACACGCCGTAGGCGATCGAGGCGAAGAGAGCGGCGAGAACTCCGGCGATCAGCATCGGACCATCATGGCGCGATCACGGCCGCAGGACGTCGGTTCCGACCAACCCAGCCAACGCCTCCGGCAGCACCACGCTGCCGTCGGGCTGCTGATGGTTCTCCAGGATCGCCACGATCCAGCGCGTGGTGGCCAGCGTCCCGTTGAGCGTCGCGGCGGTCTGGGGCTTGCCCGCCTCGTCGCGGTAGCGGACGGACAGCCGCCGCGCCTGATACGTGGTGCAGTTCGACGTCGAGGTCAGCTCTCGGTAGGTGTTCTGCGTGGGAACCCATGCCTCGCAGTCGAACTTGCGCGCTGCAGACGATCCGAGATCGCCACCCGCGGTGTCGATGACGCGGTAGGGGACGTCGATCGCCGCGAGCATCTCCTTCTGCCACCCCAGCAGCTTCTGGTGCTCGGCCTCGGCGTCCTCGGGCTTGCAGTAGACGAAGCCCTCGACCTTGTCGAACTGGTGCACGCGGATGATGCCGCGGGTGTCCTTGCCGTAACTGCCGGCCTCGCGCCGGAAGCAGCTCGACCATCCCGCATAGCGTTTCGGCCCCGACGACAGGTCGAGGATCTCGTTCATGTGGTACCCGGCCATGGGCACCTCGGACGTGCCGACGAGGTAGAGGTCGTCGTCGGGCAGGTGGTAGATCTCCGCGGAGTGCGCGCCGAGGAACCCGGTCCCCTCCATGACCTCCGGGCGCACCAGCACCGGCGGGATCATCATGGTGAACCCGTTGGCCGTGGCGAGCCGCGCCGCGAGCTGCAGGAGCGCGAGCTGGAGCAGCGCGCCGTTGCCGGTCAGGAAGTAAAAGCGTGAGCCGGACACCTTGGCGCCGCGCTCCATGTCGAGCAGGCCGAGCGACTCACCGATCTCGAGGTGGTCCTTCGGGTCGGCGATCTCGGTGGGCTCACCGACATGCTCGAGGACCACATAGTCGTCCTCACCGCCCGCGGGCGCCGGGTCGGCGACGATGTTGCCGATCGCCCGGTGCGCCGCGGTCATCGCAGCCTGCGCGTCGGCCTCGGTGGACGACGCGGCCTTGACCCGGTCGGCCAATTCTTTGCCCTGCGCGAGCAACGCGGGCCGCTCGTCGGCGGAGGCCTTGCCCACCTGTTTGCCGAGCGTCTTCTGCTCGGACCGCAGGGCATCCGCCTCGGCGATCGCGGCGCGACGCGACGTGTCGGCGTCGAGCAGGGTGTCGACGAGTCCGGGGTCCTCCCCACGCTTGCGCTGAGAAGTGCGTACGAGGTCCGGGTCGTCCCGCAGAATCTTGAGGTCGATCACGCTGAGAACCCTACTGCGGCCGCTCACGCTGCATTCGCGACGCCCACAGCGTCGCGTAGTCCTCGCGACCGAACATCACGGCCGCGTCGCGCGCGGTGGGCGTACCTGCATCCGGGCTGGCCCCCGCGGAGACCAGCGCGCCCACCACGTCGTCATGTGACTTGAACACCGCACCCGCCAACGGCGTCTGATTCTTGTCGTTGGGCCGGTCGACGTCCGCGCCGAGCCCCAACAACGCGGTCACCGCCTCGGCGTGCCCGTGATAGGCCGCCAACATCAGCAGAGTGTCGCCGGTCTGGTTGGTCAGGTTCACCGGCACACCGGCCTGCACGTACGACACCAGCGAGGCGGTGTCGCCGGAACGGGCCATGTCGAACAGCCGACCGGCGAGCTCGGCGAGCTCGGGATCGTCGACCGCGTCGGGACGGTTGGCATCGTCGAAGCTCATGACTCCACTATGACCCCCGAGATCGAACAGGCATCATGGACGTCGATGTCCACACCCCCCGACCCCACAGACTCCGGATCCGCACACCGCTTCGGATGGCTCCGGGCCCATCCCCTGCGCACGGTCCTCGCGGCCATCGTGCTGGGCGCGATCGTCTGCGGCGGCATCGTGTTGCTCACCAACTCCGACTCCGACACCGGCGCCGTCGCCAAGACCGACATCGGTGCCGACGACCGCGGTCCGGCCAAGAACGCGTTCAACCAGTCCGTGGCCGGCGACTGCCTCACCTGGCCGTCGGGCAACCCGGGCAAGCCCAGCAAGATCGGGTGTGGCGGCGAGCACCTCTTCGAGGTGGCGGGGTCGATCGACACCAGCGTCTATCCGGGCAGCCAGTTCGGCAAGAAGGCCCCATGGCCCGGTACCCAGAAGTTCGTCGCCCTGCGCGACCAGAACTGCCCGGCGCAGGTCCGCTCGTACCTGAACGGCCGGTTCGACCCGAACGGCCGGTTCTCGGTCGGGATGATGTACCCGTCGCAGGCGCAGTGGGACGACGGTGAACGCACCCTGCGGTGCGGGGTGCAGTACACGAACTCGGCCGGCGAGCTGATGCCGTTCCTCGGCCGCGTCGCCGACCAGGACCAGGCGCTGCAGTGGGCCCCTGGCACCTGCATCGGGATCAACCAGCAGACCCGCCAGCCCACCGACCCCGTCGACTGCGCCGAACAGCACGCCTTCCAGGTGACCGGTCTGGTGAATCTCGGGACCCGGTTCGGCGCCGCGGGCTCCGGTCGCCCCTGGCCCACCGTCGCCCAGCAGAACGCCTACCTGACCTCGACCTGCCCGGGGATCACCAACACCTTCCTGGGTGGTCGCGCGGCGTTCACCAAGACCACCCTCAACGTCCAGTGGTCGACGGTCAGTCAGGTCAGCTGGCTGACCGGGACCCGCACCGCCGTCTGCTACATCGGCCTGCCGGACGAGAAGGGCTTCGCGACGCTCGTCGGCGACGCGAAGGGCGGACTGCTCATCAACGGCAAGGTCCCGGCGCCGCCGCCGGCCGAGCCGCCGGGCCGCCTCAACCCGACCCCGGTCCCCAACGCACCCGGACTGCAACCCAACCCCACCGAACTCCCCGCCCCGGTCGGCTGAGTCGGTGCCGGTCTCGATGACCGAGCGCGAGTTCGAGGAACTCGTGTCGGACGCGCTGGACACCATCCCCACCGAGCTCGCCGAGGCGATGAACAACGTCGTCGTGCTGGTCGACGGCCATCATCCCGAGGAGCCCGACCTGCTCGGTCTGTACGAGGGGGTCGCGCTCACCGACCGCGACACGATGTACGCCGGGGCGCTGCCCGACACGATCACCATCTATCGCGAACCGCTGTTGGCGATGTGTTCCGACCGCGACCAGGTGATCGACGAGGTCGCCATCACCGTGGTCCACGAGATCGCCCACCACTTCGGCATCGACGACGCATGGCTACACGCGCACGGCTGGGGCTGAGGGCCATGCATCGCCGGCTCGCGATCTGCGTCCTCGCCACGATCACGCTGGTGTCAGCGGCCTGCGGAGACGACGCACGCCCGTCTGCCGCATCGACGAGGCCATCCGCGCAGACCACGACATCCTTGGTCCGGGATGCCCCATCTCCCGCCTCGACCACCACACCAGCGGCCGAACTAGTCACCGCCGTCACCGCCTATGTTCGGGCCCGCAACGGAACTGATCCGCAGGCCTATCGCGATTCGATGTGCGCGTCGGTACGTGATGCCGCCGCGATCCGGCAGCCGAAGGTCGCGGTGGTGGTGGATCGTGTCGATGACGTGCGCGTCGACGGTCGGACCGCCACGGTCACGGTGGACCTCGGTTACTCCGTCACGCCGGGCGAGATCCTCCACTCGGTCCGCGGAGTCGAATGGACCTTCCTTCGGGAGGGCGATCAGTGGAAACAGTGCTCTCCGCCTGCTTTCGGCAGCGCGACCGGCTGAGGGCCGGTCTATCAGCCCATCGGGTCGCTGGTGCGGGTTCCCTCGGTCGGGCGGGTGGGGACGTCGCCACCCCAGTGCACGCAATCCCAGGATCCACCGCTGTGGCTGAGTTCGATCGAGCCGGTGTTGGGCAGGGCGTGCTCGAGCGCGTAGTTCTCGTCGACGTTCGCGAGGTGCGCGGCCACCAACCGAATCGCCGCGCCGTGACTCACCACGTATATGTCCGGGGCCTCCGGGTCGGTCAGGTGAGTGACGCGGAGCCGTTCGATCACCGGCAGGTAGCGGTCGAAGAGCGTGTCGAGGGTGTCGCTGTTGCCGATGGACAGGTCGGTCATCCCGGCGTACCACTGCTTGATCAGGTCGGCGAAGCCGTCGACGGACGGCTTGTCGTTGCGGTCCTCGAGGTCGCCGACCTGCACCTCGTGGATGCCCTCGATCGGTTGTGCCTCGATCCCCCAGACCGACCCGATCAGGTCGGCGGTCTCGCGGGCACGCCGCGCGTACGAGCAGTACAGCGCGCCCGGCGCAGCGCGGGGACGTTCCAGCGCGAACCGCACGGCCTGTCGCGCACCGAAATCGGTGAGACCGGCGCCGGGCAGGCGGGTGTCCAGGCGCGCCATGACGTTCGAGGTGGTCTGGCCGTGCCGGACCAGGTGCAGCGAGCCCATCAGCTCCGCCCGTTCCGCAACGACTCGACCCAGGCCTGCGAGGTGCTGTGGTCAGGGGGAGCCGCACCGTTGCCGCGGGCGGCGGGCCAGGATCCGAGGAAGGTCACGTTTCGAGCGTAGGCATGTAGCGCGGCGAGCGCCTCGGTCATCGCGGCGTCGTCGATGTGCCCGGCCGCGTCGAGGTAGAAGTAGTAGCCCCGCTCGCTGCGACGAGGGCGCGATTCGATGCGGGTCAGATCGATTCCGCGACCGGCGAATTCGCTCATCGCCCGCATCAACGACCCCGGCTCGTTCGCCAGGTCGAGGACGACCGACGTGCGGTCGTCACCGGTGCGCGGCGGCACCGGTGCGGGTTGACCGAGCAACACGAAACGTGTCGTCGCATCGGCGGAGTCGGCGACACCGTCGGCGATGACGGTCAGCCCGTGCATCCGGGCGGCCAGCGCCGTGGTCAGCGCGGCGTCGGCCCGGCCCTGCGCCACATCGGCCGCGGCCGCGGCGTTCGACGCCGCCGGGATGATCCGTGCCGACGGGTAGAGGCGTTCCAGGCTCTCGCGGGTCTGGCCCGCGGCGACGGGATAGGCCGCGACGGTGGTGATCGCGTCGGTGTCGGCGCGGGTCGCGACGGTGAACGCGATGTCGAGAACGGTCTCGGCGAAGATCTGCACGCGACTGCCCGCGACGAGCGCATCCATGGTCGCCGGAACGGCGCCCTCCACCGAACTCTCCATCGGCACACACCCGAAATCGACAGCGCCCGTTCGCACCAGATCGATCACCGCGGGCGGACTGCTCGCCGACCGGCGGATGGAGTCGGCGGCGATCTCGGGATGTCCGTGTGCGGGGACGACCTCGTCGAGCAGTCGGTCCAACGCCATCTCGGTGAACGTCCCGGACGGACCGAAGTAGGCGATGGCGGACACCTCGTCAGACTAATGCACCGTTTGCCAGGCCCCGGATTTCAGTTTAGGTTAGGGTTACCTTAATCAAATTTCGATCGCTCCTACCACCACGAGGTACGCCATGGCCGAGACCATCACCGCCCGCCCGACCGACGCCGAGTCGATCCGCACGGCGTGTATGCGGGTCACTGCGGCGATGGTCGCGATCGAGGGCGCCGAACCGTCCCCGGTGACGATGGTCCACCTCTTCGACGGCCAGGCGTTCCTGCTCATCGGATC contains:
- a CDS encoding ankyrin repeat domain-containing protein, which gives rise to MSFDDANRPDAVDDPELAELAGRLFDMARSGDTASLVSYVQAGVPVNLTNQTGDTLLMLAAYHGHAEAVTALLGLGADVDRPNDKNQTPLAGAVFKSHDDVVGALVSAGASPDAGTPTARDAAVMFGREDYATLWASRMQRERPQ
- the feoB gene encoding ferrous iron transporter B, which codes for MDDIRSSGQAFLAAREPVADERGSLVSCGPHGNAESSDGSGSDARLALVGSPNSGKTTLFNALTGLRAKTGNYPGVTVARYEGRTQVGEHNVLVEDLPGTYSLDAISPDEQIVSDVLDPDDVATETPDGLVVTLDATTLRRSLGMLAQVLSADLPVCVVLTFTDELIRRQGGVDVDAFARAVGVPVVAVVGGRRREIGALRDLLPHPGDWLTPAVVPPTDTREVTAWIESVLTASKYTLPRIDDRTRRIDAVLLHPVWGTIVFFATMFAFFQVIFTVAAPLQDYVQQFFDFLAGQVSEHVDTGWLASFLGDAMIGGVGGVLVFLPQIALLFILIALLEGVGYMARAAFLMDKIMSTAGLEGRAFVALLSSLACAIPGIMATRTLPSTRDRLATMMAAPLMTCSARLPVYILLTGLLVSSSDRVGPFGAQGVIMFALYIGGAVSAMATAWLFSKIGRGTGPLLPFYMEMPPYRLPSVRSMALSVWDACRGFVRKVGVIILLTTAALWLLLNLPVRGDADFRAAGIDPNDDSATSSYVIEHSAGAAVGKFIAPVFEPLGFDWRINIGILASLSARETFVATLGQVGAAENPDDPGNALEQMRVTEGAREGEPLFTAPVLAALMVFFLYALQCMSTIGVMRRESGTWKWPAIAFGYMFVLAWVMAFAAHTVVAAVI
- a CDS encoding TetR/AcrR family transcriptional regulator; amino-acid sequence: MDTTRTAILDAADRLYYERGIQQVGIDELRSASGVSLKRLYSEFPGKNAIVLAVLERRHAMWVEGLDVAARGEESPRGKLLAIFDFLADWFITDQFRGCAFINAFGELGGSSPEIATVARAHKQSFQDYVDSLVADAGGTIPLARQLVLLAEGAQTTSAISGRPEAAVHAKAAAAVLISAALD
- a CDS encoding tautomerase family protein, producing the protein MPLVHIHLIEDRRDAAAVRRIADVVQEVLREHFAAPPRDRYQLISEHKPGHIIAEDTGLGLERTDDIVLIQIVQQGRTSDQKQATYRALADRLHDECGLAGADLIVSVVENTQADWSFGNGVAQFLTGDL
- a CDS encoding AraC family transcriptional regulator, whose translation is MTDGPELGVANRGHINAGSPATVFDRYPIGLPDLVRQVWTVRYSVPDEPLHQRVLGYPAVNVVFEPTVAALYGPQQRVGVRTLTGDGWAVGLLFRPAATPLLTDTHAVELVGAEEPISIPDHHRIAVEMSRIMDRPRDAAVDRAEITEIMRSWLEPVAEKVTEAGHLANHASQIAEMRDDILTTSALADEVHASTRTVERVVREHTGFGPKWLIECRRMQRAATTLFAHPDTALAGLAADLGFADHAHFSRRYRSIVGETPDETRRAGRAAGT
- a CDS encoding alpha/beta fold hydrolase, giving the protein MGYVTTVGTENSAPIELYYEDHGTGQPVVLIHGYPLDGSSWERQTTALLDAGYRVITYDRRGFGRSSRPTIGHDYDTYAADLKAVLDQLDLNQVVLVGFSMGTGEVGRYLGRYGSSRVAKAVFLGSLEPYLLKTDDNPAGVPQDVFNGLLDAVKGDRYAFFTEFFKNFFNTDDFLGNRLSQEALDANTQLAYNASPWASVAAQPTWLTDFREDIKKIDVPALIVHGTADNILPIDSTGREFTKALPDAEYIEIEGAPHGLLWTHHDEVNKALLEFIAK
- a CDS encoding NifU family protein, producing the protein MIPIHPETIPGSAQELRWVMPAGTLDFVGDVVTAPASIQSLVDSGVIASMVVEPTAVRIRLGENHSWRSDGGAVRSALGAALTEPGAWAPIAETRPDDVLRAAVAEVVQGEVGDYIRSHGGRLDVVSVADGNVAVALGGTCAHCPASDVTLTDRFENAVRERFPALVGVTAAADPGIAGGRRLLGLFPSRPC
- a CDS encoding VOC family protein, producing MTENTAAATGHHTVEGRPNGSSSLTPHIVVTPARAAIEFYRDVFGAEVDSVTEMGGVVAHAELGFPLGRLTLGEPMADYGLVAPDAGAPVVYSLAIYVTDTDSVVARAMAAGATIREEATTFVSGDRFASILDPFGVRWSVMTRVEDLSAEESERRVAEWAANQSTSG
- a CDS encoding septum formation family protein, producing the protein MSTPPDPTDSGSAHRFGWLRAHPLRTVLAAIVLGAIVCGGIVLLTNSDSDTGAVAKTDIGADDRGPAKNAFNQSVAGDCLTWPSGNPGKPSKIGCGGEHLFEVAGSIDTSVYPGSQFGKKAPWPGTQKFVALRDQNCPAQVRSYLNGRFDPNGRFSVGMMYPSQAQWDDGERTLRCGVQYTNSAGELMPFLGRVADQDQALQWAPGTCIGINQQTRQPTDPVDCAEQHAFQVTGLVNLGTRFGAAGSGRPWPTVAQQNAYLTSTCPGITNTFLGGRAAFTKTTLNVQWSTVSQVSWLTGTRTAVCYIGLPDEKGFATLVGDAKGGLLINGKVPAPPPAEPPGRLNPTPVPNAPGLQPNPTELPAPVG
- the serS gene encoding serine--tRNA ligase, with protein sequence MIDLKILRDDPDLVRTSQRKRGEDPGLVDTLLDADTSRRAAIAEADALRSEQKTLGKQVGKASADERPALLAQGKELADRVKAASSTEADAQAAMTAAHRAIGNIVADPAPAGGEDDYVVLEHVGEPTEIADPKDHLEIGESLGLLDMERGAKVSGSRFYFLTGNGALLQLALLQLAARLATANGFTMMIPPVLVRPEVMEGTGFLGAHSAEIYHLPDDDLYLVGTSEVPMAGYHMNEILDLSSGPKRYAGWSSCFRREAGSYGKDTRGIIRVHQFDKVEGFVYCKPEDAEAEHQKLLGWQKEMLAAIDVPYRVIDTAGGDLGSSAARKFDCEAWVPTQNTYRELTSTSNCTTYQARRLSVRYRDEAGKPQTAATLNGTLATTRWIVAILENHQQPDGSVVLPEALAGLVGTDVLRP